Proteins encoded in a region of the Triticum dicoccoides isolate Atlit2015 ecotype Zavitan chromosome 3A, WEW_v2.0, whole genome shotgun sequence genome:
- the LOC119273331 gene encoding pectin acetylesterase 5-like: MRLLLAQTWISVVYCIIRTRHLSIYSHGPLRPKLFGVPQPEPVALTLLTAAQEKGAVCLDGTPSGYHLQRGSGDGSSSWHIHLQGGGWCGTVNDCSNRRMSDLGSSKFMKPIHFAGAGILGSDHLQNPDFYNWNKAYVRYCDGASFSGDAECQAQDGTILHFRGLRIYQAVIDELMEKGLANATHAILTGCSAGGLAMIVHCDDFSARFSHKVSVKCLVDAGFILDVKDISEQRSFRSLYGGVVHLQNVRQVLPKDCLTNKEPTECFFPAELIKSIHTPMFIVNSGYDPAQIRNVTVPASSAPDKSWLSCKDNIRNCNSTQIDVLDGLRTTMADALKVVKDKEDWGFFIDSCFTHCQTVLDVSWNSHNSPRLGNKTIAEVVGDWHRGRTQGVKEVDCKYPCNPTCNSQSPL; the protein is encoded by the exons ATGCGGCTGCTCCTGGCTCAGACATGGATTTCTGTCGTTTACTGCATTATTCGTACACGACACCTAAGCATATATTCCCATGGTCCTCTCCGTCCTAAGTTGTTCGGCGTGCCACAGCCGGAGCCCGTCGCGCTCACCCTCCTCACTGCCGCACAGGAGAAGGGTGCAGTGTGCTTGGACGGAACCCCATCGGGTTACCACCTCCAGAGAGGCTCCGGTGACGGCTCCAGCAGCTGGCACATCCATCTACAG GGAGGAGGCTGGTGCGGCACAGTCAATGATTGTTCCAATCGTAGAATGTCTGATCTCGGTTCGTCTAAATTCATGAAACCGATTCACTTCGCTGGCGCTGGAATCCTCGGCAGTGACCACCTGCAAAATCCTG ATTTCTACAATTGGAACAAAGCCTACGTGCGATACTGCGATGGAGCTTCGTTTTCAGGGGATGCGGAATGTCAAGCACAG GATGGAACCATACTGCACTTCAGAGGATTGCGTATCTATCAAGCGGTTATTGACGAACTAATGGAAAAAGGACTCGCCAATGCTACACAT GCCATCCTTACAGGTTGTTCTGCTGGTGGTCTAGCAATGATAGTGCATTGTGACGATTTTAGTGCACGATTTTCTCACAAGGTTTCGGTTAAATGCCTTGTCGATGCTGGGTTTATTCTTGACGT AAAGGATATATCTGAACAAAGGTCCTTCCGATCTCTCTATGGTGGAGTCGTTCATCTCCAG AATGTTAGACAAGTGTTGCCCAAGGACTGCCTTACCAACAAAGAGCCAACTGAG TGTTTCTTCCCTGCGGAACTTATTAAGAGCATCCACACCCCCATGTTTATTGTCAACTCTGGGTATGATCCAGCGCAG ATACGAAATGTGACCGTACCAGCTTCGTCGGCTCCTGATAAGTCGTGGTTGAGTTGCAAGGATAATATCCGGAACTGCAATTCCACACAAATTGATGTTCTTGATG GACTAAGGACCACGATGGCTGATGCATTAAAGGTTGTTAAAGATAAAGAGGACTGGGGATTTTTCATCGACTCATGCTTCACTCATTGTCAAACGGTCCTTGATGTCTCATGGAATTCACATAATTCCCCGAGGCTTGGAAATAAA ACCATTGCAGAAGTTGTTGGAGATTGGCACCGTGGAAGGACGCAAGGAGTGAAAGAGGTTGACTGCAAGTATCCGTGCAACCCAACATGCAATAGTCAGTCACCTTTATGA